The genomic window aagggttaatatgtagtttggtACTTGAACTATACTTTATTCTTCAATCTAGTAGTCAtggtttttttctcttattttgatACCTATGGTTTTATTCTGTtaaccattttaccccaaatCGTTACAAAAAGTGATGTGGTAATATTGGACTAATCAACGGTTGACACATGACATAATcgttaaaaatgtttttttaagatTTCCTCTTTATTCCTCTTTTATTTCCAAGTGGACCTTTTTTTTTCTGTTACTTCTCCCTCGTCATCAATATTCATCATCCCTATCATCATCATCCCCAGCACTACTCCACCATCACCATTACCATCATCAAGTTTACTGTAGATTCCAAAATTGGTCTCTTGATATTTTCTTTAATAAATCTTATCTTTATTACTATCACCAACAAAAAATCATCACCATCTCCAACAATGTCTCGTCACAACAGTATCTAATACCGAAATGTTTGGTTATGCACTCACAGTCTTTGGGGTTATACTCTACAGTGAAGCCAAGAAACGAAACAAATGATGCCTCATCTTGAGATTCAATCTTTTCTTTACCCTCCAAGCTTggattttcttaaaatttagggaaaaaataCCCCTCACCATTCCACTTCGAAAGTTTTTTTTTAGAGAATAAAAGAAGATGGTGAAAGAAattgtttttagaaaaattagTTGGTGTATTTTGAATCGGAATGTGAAAGAGACCAAAATTGAGgttggaaacaaaataaaaaaaataaaaaaattgtccCCAGAATCTAGGGGTGGTTGTAAACATGAGTTTTCTGGTGGTTGGGTCTATAGTATGAAAAACAAAGAGAGGagaaacaaaataacaaaaacaaaaaaatgaaaagtttggagaaaaaacaaagtaaaaatcTGAAAGAAAGATTGATCccgtgaaaaataaaaaaggaaataaagaagaaattggaaaaaaaaaattttaacaaaataaaagaggaaaaataaaacaaaatccacGTGGAAATAAGAAAGAAATAAAGGGAAGATGATTAACAAATATTATGCCACGTGTCAACTGGTAAATTGGTCTAATTTTGCCTTGCGGTAAACTATaaatatgatattgaaaaatgagGTATAATTCAGATTAACCTTTAAATCAATAATATACTTATCCAGCTGAAATCGGATTCTTTTAAGACAAACCGGAAACCCCCCAATTCGTCGCAGTTCAGATTTTGGatattaccaaaatgtcccacaCGTAGTGTCCATTTTTGCATTTTAACAGGTCAACACGTGTCTTCCTTTTATGTCGGAGAATCTTTCAAACAATGTCTACATCATTGACGTGTCCTCCCTAATTATATTCTCTTCCAACTTTATCTATTTACTTTCTTGGAAAATACTAACTACCAGTttcccctttttaattcattttaaaaaattaatgagataAAATACAATTAATGTGCATTTATAAATGTCGACTAAAAAGAAATATCCTTTAAATtagcattatttaattattttaacttttttatttttatacttttatttttgtcaATTACCCAATGAAAAAAGATTAAAGTTCTATAACTTTACTGACATAGACGTAGATTATGAGGTGGATGAcatataaacatttaattaatttttaaaattttaaaatttaaatatatatataagaattattttaaaaattaaaaattattaaaattatttaaaaattataaaaaaatatttttaaattttaaaaataattaaatattgacaTATAATTCACGTGGTCATGTGTATGCCgcgtcaacaaagttaacaaacattaatttttttatccattttaaacgataaaaaatacaaatttaaagattaaaaaataaaaaaagtaaattaaaattaaaataactttttaaaaaatcaaagagCCAAAAAATCATTACACcttataaatttatcaatgttagtatttattataatttaaaatattaatgtacTTAAATCAAACTTGCACAATAACTGGAATtgttcaaaatcaaaatttattcaatactGAATCTCATGTGATCATCTGGTGATTAAGGGTGTTCATCAACCTAAATGTGACCTAAGCTTCAGTCGcattaattgtatttattgttcgacttttaccttattattataatttaccaaaaaaacaaaaaaatcttaCTCAATAATCACAAACAggtttttaaaaatcatttaaattattaatttaatgtcaattttctttgttgatttgaaattttgatgaatgttAAATTTAAAGTGTAATTATGAATAACTCAATCTTTTTTctctataaaaaatgaaaatttaatttttaataaattttaaataatttatgagCAAGTACGTTAATTCTGCTTCTAGTTTTTACACTTTACCAAAAGTTacgcattttatttttatactttaattttgttaatttattttattaatttttaaaattttagtttttatcaataaaaatatagttaaatCATTAAGTTGAGTTTtggtattttcaaaatttaatggtttaaatatattatcttatgtgtaatattatattaatttattatttctacatattacttactaaaattttagttaattgattAACAATTGTTATTTACgctaaaattgtaattttaaaatttgaaaaatataaaatttaaaataatctaaTTAGAGAATATGAACTAAATATACAACTGTACACatgataaaagaataataattaaatttaatcaaacaaatttaattattatttttataataaatctaaaatttaaaatttaaaaaatataaaaattaaaattaactaatttaaaaaatacatatactatcaaaaaaattaattctacTCTTTAAAAAGAATATCCTGCCTCTGCCTCTGCCTCTGCCTCTACTGTTTATATGAAGAACAAACTTAGAAGTGAAGGGAGGTAGCATCATTGGTAAaggagaaattttaaaaaatgaggaaACCACGTGGCAAATTCCTAGACACCTAAACTGAAGCCGACACGTAGCTGCTGCTCCCTGCTTCATTTTATACAATTACACGTGTTATTATATCCCCTaacaatttgttttctttttgtttttccggCCAGCTTGTTTTCCAAAACACGTTAAAAAGGCAATCCCTTTTAAACTATTATTATCTAAATCGTATACCACGTGTCGCTCGGGTGCTTCTCCTGATCGCCACTTTTCTCCGTCTCATTTATCAGGGTATTTTCGTCATAATCAAATATTTCTTCCTCATTTACTCCATtttcaacattaataaaaaacaaaggaaaacccTCTAAATTTTCTCCTTCCTTCTACTTCTCTTGAATCTCTTCAATCATTTTGCTCTCTTCACCCAATCAATTGTTTCTCTCAgaccatccttcttcttcttcttcttcttcttttttaatttttttttgtaaaatcgacttcatttaatatacaatttttttGTGTGTAACGAAATGAGCAagaaacatttttttttttgagttgatATTGGTTTCAAGTTGGAGTTTTGTCATTCAATCTTAACTCTTATTTGTATTAcataattctttatttttctttttaaaaaaaggaaactTTGGTGTAAAAATAATCAAAGTTTATGCATATTGGTAAGGCTAACTTGGATCAAAATCTGGTTTTTTGTTATGTCACATAGACAGAGAATAgcttaaggtttttttttgttggcttttttttttctttgcgtTATGTTTCCATCAACAATGGGAGAAACGAATGAGAACATAAGAATTAACAGCAGCAAAGAACGGAGCAATCTTTCTTTGCAGATGGAGAAATACCCAAGGGACCTGTTACAAAGATTCATGTCAACTGAAACCCAAGCTTCAATAACAAGTGAAAGAGAAGAagatgaagcagaagaagaagtGGAGCTGAATCTTGGGTTATCATTAGGAGGCAGATTTGGGGTTGATAAGAATGCAAAGAAGTTGATAAGGTCATCCTCCATTGCTAGTTCAATGCCAACATCTAGAGAAGAAGGTGCCAACAATACTCCACCAACGATTCCTTACCCAACACTGATTAGAACCTCTTCTTTGCCCACCGAGACTGAAGAAGAGTggaggaagagaaaaaaattgcAAAGTCTAAGAAGAATGGAAGCCAAGAGGAGAAGAAGTGAGAAGCAAAGGAGTTCGAGAGAGAAAATGGAGGTGAATTTGTTAGAGGAAGACAAGCAACCTGGAAGAGCCAATATTGTTGGGGTTGGACCACCTTTTGGATTGCAGAGTCGGGCTGCATCTGCAAGGCAGATCACTTCACAAGGCTCTATAGGATCACTAGGAAGAAGCTCTTCTAGTATGTCAGAAATGGAAAATAAAGCTCTTCAAGGTACTTTCTCCAACACTATCATCTATAGGATATTGTACATGCATTTAGTTTCAATTCTTGGATTTTGGGGTAGATAATAGTGGCTTTGTTAGTTTCATAGTTGAATTGGAACTGACTTCAGATGAGAGATGGTGGCATTTCCCCTTGCATCATTTTGCAGTcacattttctttattattttgatctctttttctcttttaggcttttgaaGTTGAGGATTGTAAACATTTTGTTCTTTGGAATGATTCACTAGTCTTAGGCTGCATTAGATGTatttgaaaattgatgaaaattaGTGCATTGGAGTTCAATGAACTGTAGCCGGTAAAGAGTACCATACTACTATTACTATACAAGTACAGGCGCTGTGCAGGCCAAGGATGTAGTTCAAATAAGAACATAAAAATCATGGGATTTAGAATAACTGGATATTCAAATAAGAGAGCACTCATGGACGAAATCATCCTTGATTGAAGTTCCTTTCACTGCTACTTGGACTTGTTGTACATACTTTGTGATGGTTTTGCATACCCTGAATTACACACTCGAGCTAATCAGCAGATATTTTGCACCTTGGAGGAGAAACGTATCAGTTTCTCCTACTTCTTCCATGTAGTTTCACTTTACGGTTTTAGCCTGCTTGATCGATCTTTTGGCAACATGTGGAAGATTTTAAGTTTGGCTCATAGATGCCAAATTTGTTTCGATTACTCCTATGTTAATAGCTACCAGCCTAACGTTTGCCATGTTGATCATTGGTGTTGATTATTTATGATTAAGCTATTGGTTGCAGCAGCTGGTTTTCATATTCTTATAGTCCCATGCATTGCAGGAGCAGGCAGTTGTGGTGAAGCGAGAAGCTCCGGTAGCATCCAGTCCTTGCAAGATCAAGGTAGTCAAGAGGCTGCATGTTCTTCAGGGAAAAAAACAAGTGAAACCTGCCATACTCCGGAACTTGAGGCCGAAACACTGAGTAAAACGGTTGAAAATAAAGGGAAAGAACGAGGGAGTGCGATGGAAGACATGCCTTGCGTATTCACCAAGGGAGATGGTCCAAATGGGAAAAGAATAGAAGGCATTCTATATAAGTATGGTAAGGGAGAGGAAGTGAGGATAATGTGTGTGTGCCATGGAAATTTTCTATCTCCAGCTGAGTTTGTCAAGCATGCAGGTGGTGGTGATGTCGATCACCCTCTTAGACATATAGTTGTAAATCCTAACTATGCTTCATTTTTCTAGTGGACTTTGATGTCATCCCTTCACAAAATTGCCCATTGGGATGTGTAATAGGGACAAATTTAAAGTGACAATTTTTGgaaaacattcattttctatttgGAATATGTTAAGAAGTGAAAGTCTTAACTTGCTTCCTGATGTCTCGTaggagattttttttttcaatgccTCTTCTTTTGACCATTTGGTTCAATCTTTGCCAGCTGGAGTTTTAAAGCTACGGTTTCTGGGATTTACTTAAAAAACTGCGGATTTGTTACCagaaaaatatcataaaagaTTCTTTACCAAAAAGATAAAAAATCTTGACACCTTAAAAAAGGATCCACAAAAGTAAAAATACCCAATATTTCATAAGATTTTAAACACTGGTTAGCACTATAAAAGTAAAGATCTTGACATACTAAACCTGCCTTGATTAGCACTACCAAAGCAAAGAGAACTGAAATACATTTATATAGCAGTCTCCAAAATTCATATCTGCTATTTTTGTGCAGATCATTAAGGATTGTTCTCAGCCAGGGGATGacaattttgatttttggtgcGAATGTACAAACTACAAGTCTGTTACGATTTGTGCACTTAAGCTGTTCCTTACAAGATCATAGTATGCACCCAGAAACCAGATTATCTTACCGAAGAAGGTTGGATTCGTTTCAACCGACGGACAACTTGCCTCATAGTTGGTCTTGCTGAGAGGCTATCAACTGTGCATGTAATGGCCAAGTGCAGCAGTTGTACAAGATGGTCATGCGGACCACTATCCCATAACCTTGCAGTGAACACATCCTTTGCTTGACCCTGTCGCAGCATCATGCAGGCCCAAGAAACGATATTGAAACCATTTGCATGCGAGGAGAAAGAAGGATCCAAAGCTTTTTTATCTGATATCAACTCGAGAAGCACAACTCCATAGCTGTAGACATCAGCCTTCTCGGATACACGGCAGGTCATAGCATACTCCGGTGCAACATATCCAAATGTGCCGGCTACACCAGTTGTTGCATGGGTTTCCGAGTTACCCAAAAGCCTTGATAATCCGAAATCAGACAGATAAGCATTACAATCATCATCCAACAATATGTTACTTGGCTTGACGTCCCGGTGCAGAACCTTTGGATTGCATTGGTCATGTAAATATGCAAGTGCATGGGCTACATCCGAAGCAATCTTGTGAATAATCTTCCAATCTACAGCTCTTGTGGACCTTTCcttgataaaattttctaaattaccACCTgacaaataattatatatgagAAACATCTCCGTTTCACTGGCATGGTAACCTATTAGGGTTACAAGATTAGGGTGCCTCATTGTTTCAAGGGTCTTCACCTCAGCATGGAACTGCTGAACACCTTGGAACCTTCCAACAGCAAGCCTCTTCACTGCCACTAGAGTTCCCGGAGCTATTTCAGCCTTGTACGTAGCACCAAAACCTCCATTCCCAATGCAATTTCCAGCACTGAAGTTCCCTGTTGCCTGGACAATTGCTTCATACGTCAATGGAACCCCAATGTCAACAAAAGCTGTAATTTCCCTAGTTTCAGAAACCTGAACCCTGGACATTGGAACCCATTTCCTGGTGTAAAAGAAGAGAATGACTAGAACTAGAAGAACTGAAACAATGGCTGAGGCAGATGCTATGGATGCGATCTCAATGGAATCTAGACTTTGATCATCAATTGTGTTACTGGAAGGAGAAGCTGCACCAATTTGTGAACTTCCAGTGAAGGTTGTTTCAGCAGATCGTACAGACAGCGAGAATAAATGGTGTGAACGAAGTAAAGGCTTTTCACGGACATCTGTATTATTCACTGCATATGATCCAGACAGGTCGTTGGATGATACTTCAAGCATAGAAAGAGACTTCAAGTTCGAGAAACCAGAAGGAATTTCCCCTGAgaatttattattattgagcTGAAGAGAAGTTAGGTTTCTCAGATCAAGAAGACCTTGTGGAATCTCACCAGATAGCGAATTTGATGAAAGGTCCAACACTTCAAGGGAACGAAGCTGTGCAAAGCTAGAAGGAATGGAACCAGTCAGGTTGTTGCTTGCCAAGGAGAGATGTTTGAGGTACTTCAACTGATGGAGCACTTCAGGAACCGGACCTCTAAACTTGTTTCTGCTTAGGTCAAGAAAAACAAGAGATTTCAAGTACCCGAAGCATCTGGGAATTAACCCCGTAATCTGATTCTCTGAGACATCCAAATATCTAAGAGATCTGCAAATTGCACCGATTCCAAATGGAATATGACCGGACAATTTGTTCTTGCTAACATCAGCAATCAACCCATGAAGCTTATTACAGTTTCCAAACAAACTTCCTGGAAATGATCCAGTGAGCTTGTTCCCACCAGCTAAAAATGCATAATCAATCTGCTTCTCCAATCTTGTTGGTACAACTGGCAGCCCTGGGAGTGAACCAGAGAAGCTATTTCCACCAAAATTGTGAATCAACACAGCTTTTGAACTAGAAAACGGAAAAACCATTGCATGCCGCGTTTTATACGCAAAGAATGACAAATACACAAATGCTGGATCACGGGTTTGGAGAAGTCCATAACTCAAGGAGGAAAAGCCGGGGCATACACTTTGATTAAATTTGGGGATCGATCCAGACATGAGGTTTCCACTGATATCAAAAAGTGTCATACAGGGAATTGGAAGCTTATCATCAAGCTCCCCAGTTAGCCTGTTTGAGCTCAAATCCAGATGATGTAGTTTCTTGCATCCATTAAACACGCCAAATACTTCCCCACTGAAGCGGTTCTGAGCTAAGTTCACCATTTCCAAATTCTCACAACCGCTCCAATTCCTTGCTAACTTCCCCTCAAGATTTGCCCTCGGCACCCAAAGTACTTTTAGCTTAGGAAGGGTAGTAATTCTCATGGGAATGGAGCCTCGAAAATGATTATACTCATCAGTAGTAGCAAGTGGCAATCGAAATGAAAGCTCTTCACTTGAACTCTGCTCACTCAGCACGGGATCAAAGAGATTAGAAAGGACAAGAACCGACAACTGAGCACAATTTCCAAGCTCCATGGGGATCAAACCGCTAAGGTTGTTTCTAGAAACATCGAGAACCTCGAGCTTATGCAGCTGACCAAGCTCATTAGGAATAACACCATCCAACATGTTAGAAAACAACAAAAGAGTCCGTAACCGCGGACAATTCCCCAAACTACTGGGAATACTCCCAACTAGGAAATTCCACGACAGATCGAGATACTCTAGATACCGACAATTACTTCCAAAATTCTCGAGAATCGGTCCCTTTAGCTGATTATTAGACAAATAAAGCCCCTTCAACTTGTGGAAACTACCAACATAACTAGGCATGGACCCCTTCAGCTTATTCCCAGCTAAATTCAAAACCTCCAAATCCACAAATCTTGAGAAAGATCCTGGAATCTCCCCTTCGAGTTCATTAAACCCAAGATTCAAAACCCgcaaatttctcaaccaaacaaattCATTAGGCAACTTACCAGTAAGTGAATTCCCTTCAAGATCAAGTTCTTCTAAGTTCTGTAAACCCCATAGTTCTAAAGGAATTTCACCACCAATATCATTAAAAGCAAGAGACAAAACTCTAAGCTCAGTAAGTTTCCCAACCAAAGGTGACAAGTTCCCCACTAATTTCCCCTTAGAACATGCACTTCTTCtcaatccaaaaccataaaacggGAACTTAGACAGCTTTGAAGAACAAGAACAAGGTTGAGCAAAGTTACCTTCAGAAACTTCACGACAACCACCAGGAATGGTGATGGAGATGACCTGAGACCTTGAATTGCATGAAACTCCAAACCAGGAGCAGTGATTAGGGTTGTTTGAAGAGTTCCAGCTTGAAAGAACCCCGGAAGGATCAAAAACAGAGCTTTTGAACTCCAACAGGATTCTTTTCTCAGAAGCCAAGTTCCCTGAAGCTAAGTAGAAGAAAGCAAACAGTTGAAACACAAACAAGATCAAATCTTTACAGAACAGATAGCATTTCATGGTGTTTCTTTTTTGGTTAGAAAAACAAAGAAGATGATATCTCTGTTGTTGAAAGAAAGAATCCACCCCCAAAGGGACCAAAGATTACTCTCTCTGTTTTCTAACGGCAAAAATCATTTGATTGAAGTGCTTGTTTTTGGAGGAAATGGGGAGGTCTTTGGATGAGAAAAACGCGTTTTTTATTTTGCTTCTTCTTTGATGGGGTTGAAGGAAGAAAGTCTGAGTCTACTCTTGAGCAAAGctctgttttttcttttctttttttttttctatgcAAGATAGTGTGGCCCACGCAGACTAACGGGTGAGCGAGGTGGGGTCCATCTGCCGGTCAATTAATACATCATAACCGTCCATCAACACACGGAGGCTCCTTGGAAGAACAGGCGGACTGTGGGGCCCATTTTGTATCCCATATTTCCTActtatcaaatttttttaatttacgaaaagtataaaagaaaattctaatattttctaaaaaaattataaaaagattattatatcaatttttaacattttaataattttgtataattattatatttttcagtAGGATAAActacatttttaatcatttaattattaacaaatttacattttaatcatataattataaaaaattataatttaatcatttaattattcGAAATTGGTTATTTAAGTCACATCTTTGTTATCTTTGGTATGGATATCAACGTGGTATGTTAAGCCACTATTCTTAAAAAGTATTTAAGTGAGCTACATAGTTAGCAACTCaattattaataagttttcattttgaccACTCAgctataaaatattataaaataataattaacagtCGAATGACATTGCACATTAATTCATAGACTTAATAGTTAATTTGGTCCTTGAATATAACTAAAgtgtcattttgaaatttttataatttttaacccaaaatccagaaaaataaatttattagaaaattgtaaaaaaagcttgaaaattcttaatttttttgaaaatataaaatatatttattttttataattatgagaaattattaaactTGTAAAAGATTTCATAcactaaataaaattttgaaataaaatattataaaaaatcaatgaaattttttaaaatatatttttataaaaaataaaaaattaaaataattacaatcaaAGTTTAAAATATTGAACCTAAAAAAGGCCACATTTTTACTGGGACAgaggaaataaaattataaacaaatctATTTTTCTTAGATGCCCAAAATCTCATTGTTCATCTCCATATTTTTTCATTGTATGGCcacttttttaataaattaaacttaagtttcttttctattcattttttttctgtaagtaaattgaaaatggtaaacataataatagaaaaaaaaatcttattttgtAC from Gossypium hirsutum isolate 1008001.06 chromosome D12, Gossypium_hirsutum_v2.1, whole genome shotgun sequence includes these protein-coding regions:
- the LOC107946370 gene encoding ninja-family protein AFP2 isoform X1, which gives rise to MFPSTMGETNENIRINSSKERSNLSLQMEKYPRDLLQRFMSTETQASITSEREEDEAEEEVELNLGLSLGGRFGVDKNAKKLIRSSSIASSMPTSREEGANNTPPTIPYPTLIRTSSLPTETEEEWRKRKKLQSLRRMEAKRRRSEKQRSSREKMEVNLLEEDKQPGRANIVGVGPPFGLQSRAASARQITSQGSIGSLGRSSSSMSEMENKALQVPCIAGAGSCGEARSSGSIQSLQDQGSQEAACSSGKKTSETCHTPELEAETLSKTVENKGKERGSAMEDMPCVFTKGDGPNGKRIEGILYKYGKGEEVRIMCVCHGNFLSPAEFVKHAGGGDVDHPLRHIVVNPNYASFF
- the LOC107946370 gene encoding ninja-family protein AFP2 isoform X2, which gives rise to MFPSTMGETNENIRINSSKERSNLSLQMEKYPRDLLQRFMSTETQASITSEREEDEAEEEVELNLGLSLGGRFGVDKNAKKLIRSSSIASSMPTSREEGANNTPPTIPYPTLIRTSSLPTETEEEWRKRKKLQSLRRMEAKRRRSEKQRSSREKMEVNLLEEDKQPGRANIVGVGPPFGLQSRAASARQITSQGSIGSLGRSSSSMSEMENKALQGAGSCGEARSSGSIQSLQDQGSQEAACSSGKKTSETCHTPELEAETLSKTVENKGKERGSAMEDMPCVFTKGDGPNGKRIEGILYKYGKGEEVRIMCVCHGNFLSPAEFVKHAGGGDVDHPLRHIVVNPNYASFF
- the LOC107946368 gene encoding LRR receptor-like serine/threonine-protein kinase RPK2, whose translation is MKCYLFCKDLILFVFQLFAFFYLASGNLASEKRILLEFKSSVFDPSGVLSSWNSSNNPNHCSWFGVSCNSRSQVISITIPGGCREVSEGNFAQPCSCSSKLSKFPFYGFGLRRSACSKGKLVGNLSPLVGKLTELRVLSLAFNDIGGEIPLELWGLQNLEELDLEGNSLTGKLPNEFVWLRNLRVLNLGFNELEGEIPGSFSRFVDLEVLNLAGNKLKGSMPSYVGSFHKLKGLYLSNNQLKGPILENFGSNCRYLEYLDLSWNFLVGSIPSSLGNCPRLRTLLLFSNMLDGVIPNELGQLHKLEVLDVSRNNLSGLIPMELGNCAQLSVLVLSNLFDPVLSEQSSSEELSFRLPLATTDEYNHFRGSIPMRITTLPKLKVLWVPRANLEGKLARNWSGCENLEMVNLAQNRFSGEVFGVFNGCKKLHHLDLSSNRLTGELDDKLPIPCMTLFDISGNLMSGSIPKFNQSVCPGFSSLSYGLLQTRDPAFVYLSFFAYKTRHAMVFPFSSSKAVLIHNFGGNSFSGSLPGLPVVPTRLEKQIDYAFLAGGNKLTGSFPGSLFGNCNKLHGLIADVSKNKLSGHIPFGIGAICRSLRYLDVSENQITGLIPRCFGYLKSLVFLDLSRNKFRGPVPEVLHQLKYLKHLSLASNNLTGSIPSSFAQLRSLEVLDLSSNSLSGEIPQGLLDLRNLTSLQLNNNKFSGEIPSGFSNLKSLSMLEVSSNDLSGSYAVNNTDVREKPLLRSHHLFSLSVRSAETTFTGSSQIGAASPSSNTIDDQSLDSIEIASIASASAIVSVLLVLVILFFYTRKWVPMSRVQVSETREITAFVDIGVPLTYEAIVQATGNFSAGNCIGNGGFGATYKAEIAPGTLVAVKRLAVGRFQGVQQFHAEVKTLETMRHPNLVTLIGYHASETEMFLIYNYLSGGNLENFIKERSTRAVDWKIIHKIASDVAHALAYLHDQCNPKVLHRDVKPSNILLDDDCNAYLSDFGLSRLLGNSETHATTGVAGTFGYVAPEYAMTCRVSEKADVYSYGVVLLELISDKKALDPSFSSHANGFNIVSWACMMLRQGQAKDVFTARLWDSGPHDHLVQLLHLAITCTVDSLSARPTMRQVVRRLKRIQPSSVR